A genomic stretch from Larimichthys crocea isolate SSNF chromosome XXII, L_crocea_2.0, whole genome shotgun sequence includes:
- the LOC104934416 gene encoding lissencephaly-1 homolog B: protein MVLSQRQRDELNRAIADYLRSNGYEEAYSTFKKEAELDMNEEVDKKYAGLLEKKWTSVIRLQKKVMELESKLNEAKEEMTHGGSVGQKRDPKEWIPRPPERYALSGHRAPVTRVIFHPVFSVMVTASEDATIKVWDYEAGDFERTLKGHTDSVQDICFDQTGKLLASCSADMSIKLWDFQGFECVRTMHGHDHNVSSVAIMPNGDHIVSASRDKTIKMWEVATGYCVKTFTGHREWVRMVRPNQDGSLIASCSNDQTVRVWVVASKECKAELREHEHVVECIAWAPDSAHPTILEATGSESKKSGKPGPFLLSGSRDKTIKMWDVSIGICLMTLVGHDNWVRGVLVHPGGRFIVSCADDKTLRIWDYKNKRCMKTLCAHEHFVTSLDFHKTAPYVVTGSVDQTVKVWECR from the exons ATGGTgctgtcacagagacaaagagatgaACT AAACCGGGCCATAGCCGATTATCTCCGTTCCAATGGATACGAGGAGGCCTATTCCACCTTTAAGAAAGAGGCAGAGTTAGACATG AATGAAGAGGTAGATAAAAAGTATGCAGGCCTTTTGGAAAAGAAATGGACCTCAGTCATCAGATTACAGAAGAAG GTGATGGAGCTGGAGTCGAAGTTGAACGAGGCGAAGGAGGAGATGACACACGGAGGATCCGTGGGTCAGAAGAGGGACCCCAAGGAGTGGATCCCCCGTCCCCCAGAGCGATACGCCCTGAGCGGGCACCGCGCCCCCGTCACGCGGGTCATATTCCACCCTgtgttctctgtcatggtcacAGCCTCTGAGGATGCTACCATCAAG GTGTGGGACTACGAGGCAGGGGACTTTGAGCGGACCCTGAAGGGCCACACAGACTCAGTGCAGGACATCTGTTTTGACCAGACAGGAAAGCTGCTGGCTTCATGTTCAGCTGACATGAGCATCAAACTTTGGGACTTTCAGGGGTTCGAGTGCGTCCGAACAATGCATG GCCACGATCACAATGTGTCGTCTGTAGCCATCATGCCAAATGGTGACCACATAGTGTCTGCCTCCAGAGACAAGACCATCAAGATGTGGGAGGTGGCCACTGG GTACTGTGTGAAGACATTTACAGGCCACAGGGAGTGGGTGAGGATGGTGCGTCCCAACCAGGACGGCTCGTTGATTGCCAGTTGCTCCAATGACCAGACGGTGCGTGTCTGGGTGGTCGCCTCGAAGGAGTGCAAAGCTGAGCTGCGGGAGCACGAACACGTGGTCGAGTGTATCGCCTGGGCCCCAGACAGCGCTCACCCCACCATCCTGGAGGCCACAGGCTCAGAG AGCAAGAAGAGTGGAAAGCCCggccccttcctcctctccggATCCAGAGATAAAACAATTAAGATGTGGGACGTCAGCATCGGCATCTGCCTTATGACTCTG GTGGGACATGACAACTGGGTGCGTGGGGTGTTGGTTCATCCTGGAGGAAGATTCATAGTGAGCTGCGCTGATGACAAAACTCTAAGGATCTGGGACTACAAGAACAAACGCTGCATGAAGACCCTGTGTGCCCATGAACACTTTGTTACCTCTCTGG ATTTCCACAAGACTGCTCCCTACGTGGTGACGGGCAGTGTCGATCAGACAGTCAAAGTCTGGGAGTGCCGCTGA